The nucleotide window TGACGAGCGACGAGGCGCTCGGGCTCCGAGAGCGCCCCGACAGGCTCGTCATCGTCGGCGGCGGCTACATCGCCGTCGAGTTGGCCCACTTCTTCGGGCAGATGGGGACCGAGGTGGTCGTCGTCGGCCACGGCGACGTGCTGGTCGACCGCGAGGACCGCGACATCGCCGAGCGCGTGACCGAAGTCTACGAACAGGACCACGAACTCCACCTCGGCTTCGAGGTCACGGCGCTCGCCGAAGCGGCCGGCGAGACGGTCGTCACCGCCGAATCGGAGGACGGGGAGGAGATTCGGGTCCGGGGCGACGAGGCGCTCCTCGCCGTCGGCCGCCGGCCGAACTCGGACACCTGGAACGTCGATGCAGCGGGGATCGAGACCGACGAGAAGGGGTTCGTGGAGACGAACGAGTACCTCGAAACGTCGGTCGACGGCGTGTGGGCCATCGGCGACATAGCCGGCAACTACATGTTCAAACACTCGGGCGACAAGGAGGCCGAGTGCGTCGTCGAGAACGCGGTTCGCGGGAATCGGACGGCCGTCGAGTACCCGGGGATGGCCCACGCCGTCTTCGGGTCGCCCCAGGTCGGGAGCCTCGGGAGGACCGAGTCGGAACTCGACGACGGGACCGACTACGAGGTCGGCACCTTCGCGTACGACCGGACCGCGCTCGGGGAGGCGATGGCGACCGACGGCGGGTTCGCCAAGGCGATCATCGGGCCGGACGACGAGGTGCTCGGCTTCCACGTCGTCGGCCCCCACGCGTCGATGCTCGTCCACGAGGTGAGCACGGCCGTGGCGGTCGGGGGCCGGGCGAGGGACATCGCCGAGACCATCCACGTCCACCCGGCGCTCTCGGAGGTCGTTCAGGGCGCGTTCCGCGACGTCCACGACGTCGCCGCGTCGGGGCTTTGAACCGGCGCGTCTCGCCGTCGTATCGTAAACGCTTATGCGGGCACGCCGGCAAGACCGGGCGAGGGCTGGTAGCTCAGTTAGGGAGAGCGTCCGGCTTTTAACCGGACGGTCGGGGGTTCGAATCCCTCCCAGCCCGCTGTTCTCGCGAACGAAGTGAGCGTGAACAGCGATAGCTGGGGGGATTCGAAGCAGGGAGCACGCAGCGCCGAGCGCGAGCGAGGCGACCGTGCGACCGTGGTTCGAATCCCTCCCAGCCCGCTGTTCTCGCGAACGAAGTGAGCGTGAACAGCGATAGCTGGGGGGATTCGAAGCAGGGAGCACGCAGCGCCGAGCGCGAGCGAGGCGACCGTGCGACCGTGGTTCGAATCCCTCCCAGCCTGCGATTTCGGTTCGCGTGCTGCCCGTACGGACGCTGGCGGTAGGTTGGTCAGCGCGGTCAGTCCGTTCGTGAAGTGGCAGACCACTACTCCCAGGCGTCATGGGGCCACGTCCTCCCCAGCCGATTCGCTCGGTCGGCTCCCTTCGGTCCCCTCCCTCGCTCATCTTACCTCGGAGCAAGCTCCTCGGAACTCACGTTCGCTACGCTCACGTGAGCCTGGTGCGCGTGTGCTCGCGCCCAGAGGCGCTCGCGTCACACGCCCCAACCGCAAGCTACCGTACATGCAAAACGACGAAAAACACCGACGAGCAACCGGCCCTCCTCGATGTTGCCCCCGGTTCACCGGGCAAGTTCGTCGCGAAGGAACGCCACCGCCTCGTCGACGAACTCCGGCTCGCCGCCGCCGCGCGGCAGCGGGAGTTCGATCCGGCCGCCGTCCGTGTGGAGCACGATCGCGTCCGCACGGCGGCCGACACCCGCGACGTTGGAGTACGGAACCGTCCACTCGCCGCCGTCGGCGCCGTCGGCGACGACCCGGACCGACTCGTCCGTGAACAGCGCCGCCGCGTCGCCACGGAGCAGGACGGCCCCGTCGTCCCGGAGCCCGGCACTCCGGCGGAGCCGAACGAGGTGGTGGGGCTGCTCGTACGCCCCGAGGACGGCGGTCGCGTCGGGGAGCCACCGGGCCTCGCCGCGGAGGCGGGCCGGCGTGACAGAGTCGCCCGCCGCCCCCGCCGCGAGGTCGGCCGCCCGGTCGAGGTCCGCCACGTCGTCCGTCTCGGCGGTGGCAATAGCGGTATCGGCATCCTCCGTACCCCTGGCGGCGTCCCCCGAACCCCCCGTGGCGTCCCCGGTCGCCTCGATCGCCCCGACCGCTTCGGCCGCCTCCATCGCGTCGATCCCGTCGGCGCCCTCGGCAGGCCGGTCGTGTTCCGCTTGCGCGTCGCCGTTCCACTCCGTGAGCGGTTCGGTCGCTACCTCCTCCCGGTTCCCGCCGTTCCCGGTGGGGTCGGCGTCGACGACGCCCTCGGCGCCGTCGGTCACCTCCCCCTCGGCGGTCCAGCGGTCGGCGTCGCCGGGCGCCGACGCGGACGTCCCCGGCGGACGGAAGTGGAGTTCGAACACCGTCCCCTCGGGCTCGTTCGCCCGCACGTCGACGGAGCCGCCGTACATCTCCATCAGCCGATCGACGAAGAAGAGGCTCAGGCCCTCGCCGTGGTCGACCTGCGTCCGCTCGTCGCGACCGAGCACCCGGTCGTGGCGCCGGGGCTCGATGCCGGGGCCGTTGTCGGCGATGGAGAGGGTCACCCGGTCGGGCCCCTCCTCGACGCCGATCTCGATCCGCGGGACCTCCTTATCGTTGTGCTCGACCGCGTTCTCCACGACCGCACGGAGCGCCGGCGCGAGCATGTCGTCGGCCACGACGTCGACCGAGTCCGCGGTCCCGGAGACGGAGACGGCGACCTGCTGGGTCGGGGCGTCCTCCAGCGCGTCGCCGACCGCGGTCGCGAGGTCGACCGGCTCCAGCGAGTACGAGTCGCCGCCGGTGAGGATGCCGCCGAACCGGCGCGTCGTCCGCGCCCGGCCGAGCATGTCCTCCACGCGCGTCGCGGCGGTGTCGAGCGAGGCCGTCAGTTCTGGGTCGGAGACCGCGTCAGCGACGCGCTCGACGTGTCCAAGCACCACGTTGGCGTCGTTCCGGAGGTTGTGCCTGAGCACCCGGTTGAGGATCCGGAGCGACTCCTCGTAGCGCCGGTGGCTCGTCATGTCGGTGAACACCGCGACGTACCCCCGCGTCTCCCCGTCGAGGACGAGCGGCGTCGCGGAGCCGCGGCCGTAGACGAGCTGGCCGTCCTTCGTCGTCGTCTCGAAGTTCCCGACCCACGACTCCCCCTTCGAGAGCGCGTCGATGACGTCCTCGTACACCGAGTCGTCGTCGATGAGCATGAGGGGGGTCGAACCGAGCAGTTCCTCGCGCTCGTAGCCCGTCACGTCGAGCAGGGCGTCGTTCGCGTCGGTGATGATGAACTCCGTGTCCGCGATGAGGGTGGGGCTCGCCGTTTCGTGGAAGGCGCGACGGTGGAGCTCCGATGTACCCTGTGGCATGACGTATTCCCTCGTGGACGTGTTGGTACGAAGTAACGAATGACCTGATAACAATCTTTCGTCAGACGTACACATTTGTCGGACGACACGAGCCGCCTGAAACGAAGGTCCATCCTCGCGTCGTCCCCCGTTTTCCCGGGTCGTGGTCCACGTCACCTCACCCCACCCGCGTGTGAGATTCCAGCACACGTTCGAAGTACTGGTACTTACACCCAGGACGAAAGCACGAGGGATGGACCCGAAAGCAGTCCTTCCTCGGACAGGTCTACGGGTTCACGTTCGTTCGCCCTGGTACTCCCCCTCGTACCTGCCCTCGTGGTCGGCCTCGGCGAGCACGAACTGGGCGATTCGAGCGCCCGGTTCGAGTTTGATGGGGTGGTGGACCTGCAGCAACCCCTCCCCGCGACCCTCGTAGCCGGCGTCCCAGACGGCGGTGTTGAGCATGCAGGAGTTGCGCAGCAGCGTCGAGCGCGGGTAGACGAACCCGACGTGTCCCTCGGGGACCGCGATCCGCTCGGCGTACTGGACGACGTAGCCACCGCGGTCGAGCCGGTAGTAGCCGTCCTCGGGGGAGCACTCCTCGCGCTCGCCGACCCGCTTGCCGTCCCGCGAGAGGCGACCGGGCGCCGTCTGGACGTGGACGCTGTCGAGGGTGAGGTCGACGCCGTTCGGCTGGACCTGCTCGTCGGCGACCGGGTCCAACCGGGCCGCCACGAACGCGCCGGATTCGAACATGCGTGGTCGTGGCGCGAGCGAGGGGAAAAGCGCGCTGGTCGACCGTTCACTCGGAGGCGGGTGAACACAAAATTCGCCGCAAGAATCGCCACGAGGAGCTATTCTTCACGATTGTCGAGGTCATAACTCGCCGGATTTATATCCGAGCGAGGCCGAACTTCGGACGATATGGGACAGACGATTACGGAGAAGATCCTCGATGATCACCTCGTCGAGGGCGAGCTGACGCCCGGCGAGGAGATCGGCATCGAGATCGACCAGGTCCTCACGCAGGACACGACCGGGACGATGGTGTGGCTCCAGTTCGAGGCGCTCGACCTCGACGAAGTCCAGACGGAGCTCGCCGCGCAGTACTGCGATCACCAGACGTACCAGTTCGACTTCAAGAACACCGACGACCACCGCTTCCTCCGCTCCGCTGCCGGCACGTTCGGCGCGTACTTCTCCCGGCCCGGCAACGGCATCTGCCACCAGGTCCACAAGGAGAACTTCGCGGCGCCGGGCAAGACGCTGCTCGGCTCCGACTCGCACACGCCGACCCCCGGCGGGCTCGGCCAGCTCGCCATCGGCGCCGGCGGGCTCGACATCGCCGTCGCGATGGGCGGCGGCCCGTACTACGTCGAGATGCCCGAGGTCGTCAACGTCCAGCTCGAGGGCGAGCTCCCCGAGTGGGCGACGGCGAAGGACGTCGCGCTCGAACTGCTCCGCCGGCTGACGGTGAAGGGCGGCGTCGGCAAGGTGCTGGAGTACACCGGCTCCGGCGCAGAGGCGCTCACCATCCCCGAGCGGACGACCATCACGAACCTCGGCACTGAACTGGGCGCCACCTCCTCCATCTTCGCGACCGACGAGAAGACGAAGGAGTGGCTCTCCCTGCAGGGCCGCGAGGACGAGCACGTCGACCTCGAGCCCGACGAGGACGCCGAGTACGCCGACACCATCGAGGTCGACCTCTCCGAGCTCGAACCGCTCATCGCGAAGCCCTCGATGCCCGACAACGTCGTGCCCGTCCGCGAGGTCGCGGGCGAGTCCGTCGACCAGGTCATCATCGGCTCCTGTACGAACGGCGCCTACGAGGACATCCTCCCGGCCGCGAAGATGCTCGAGGGTCGCGAGGTCGGCCGCAAGACCGAGATGATCGTCGCGCCCGGCTCCAAGCAGGCCTCCGAGATGCTGGCCCGCGAGGGCTGGACGGCCGAACTCATGGCCGCCGGCGTGAACTTCTCCGAGGCGACCTGTGGCGCCTGCATCGGCATCGGCCACGTCCCCGCCTCCGACTCCGTCTCGCTGCGCACGTTCAACCGCAACTTCGAGGGCCGCTCGGGCATCGAGGACGACTCCGTGTTCCTCTGCTCGCCGGAGGTCGCCACCGCGGCGGCCATCGCGGGCGAGATCGTCGACCCGCGCGATCTGGCCGACGAACTCGGCGACCTCGAGGACCCCGGCCTGGAGATGGGCGGCAACTACGGCCCCGGCATGGGCGAGTCCGACCCCGACATCATCAGCCCCGACGAGGCCGTCGACGACGACCTCATCAAGGGCCCGAACATCGGTGACGTCCCCCTGAAGGACGAGCTGTCCTCGGACATCAAGGGGCCGGCGCTCCTGAAGATGGAGGACAACATCACGACCGACCACATCATCCCCGCGACGGCGGACATCCTGAAGTTCCGCTCGAACATCGAGAAGCTCTCGGAGTTCACCCTGAGCCGCGTGGACGAGACGTTCGCCCAGCGCGCGCTCGACGCCGACGGCGGCTTCCTCGTCGCCGGCGAGAACTACGGCCAGGGCTCCTCGCGCGAACACGCGGCCCTGTGCCCGATGTTCCTCGGCATCGAGGGCGTGCTGGCACAGAGCTTCGCCCGCATCCACAAGGCGAACCTGTTCAACTTCGGCCTCGTGCCGCTCACCATCGACGAGGAGACGTACGAGCGCATCGAGCAGGGCGACGACGTGCAGATCGTCGACGACGTCGGCGAGGGCGTCCGCGAAGGTCGGGAGGAGTTCACCATCCGCGTGAACGACGACTGGGAGGCCACGGCACAGCTCGACGCCTCCGAACGCGAGCGCGACATCCTCGCGGCCGGCGGCAAGCTCTCCTGGACGAAGGCGCAGCACGACTCCGGCACGGGCGGCGCGGCCCCCGCGGACGATTAGGTAAGGCGAGGGCAGCCGGGCGAGGCCCCGTCGCGCCTTCGCGGTAGGCGGTACCGAGATCCCTTTTCGATTCGGCTTCCGTACCCGGGACGGGACGAGTTTGTTCGCTCAGTAGGTCCGCGTATCTCCCGCCCCGTCCGGTCCGAGACGAGCACGATCCCCCCTCGATCGCAGGTCTCCCTCGAAGCTTCCGGTCACTCCCCCGGCATCGGGGAAATCCGGCCGTATAGACGCATGTGAACACATAACAAAGCCGTCTCGGCCCGTACCCTCGAGCCAGACGAAGCCCCGGATCTACCCGCTGGCCATCCCGGGTACCGTCCAGGAGGAACACCATGTCCGAAGCCACGACGGAAAACGAACGCATCGCACGGCGCGTGCCCGAAGATATCGCCACCGAGGGGAACCTCGATATGGTCCGCGAGGTGTACGCCGAGGACGCCGTCGAACACGGCCCGTTCGGCCGGGACGTTCGCGGCAGGGAGGCCATTGAGGAAGCCCTGGCCAGCTATCGACACGCGTTCCCCGACTTCAGCGCGACCGTCGAAGACGTCGTCACGGACGGGGACACCGTCGCCATGCGGGTGACACTTCGAGGGACCCACGAGGGCGAGTTCATGGGGATGGAGCCCACGAACCGCTCCTTCAAGATCCGGAACATGGTGTTCACCCGCATCGAGGACGGGAAGATCGCCGAACGGTGGGTCCAACCCGATACGGCCGCGATGCTCCAGCAGCTCGGCATCGTCCCGGAGGACCTCTCTTCCGAACGCGGTCCGCGGGCGAGTAACGAGTAACCGAGCACTATGACCCAACCCACCATCGCCACCCGAGACGGAAGTACGACCACGGTGACGGCGGAGACGCTGGAGGACGTTCGCCAACGGCTGCGTGGCCCGCTCCTCACCCCGGATGACGAGGGGTTCGAGGAGGCGACCAGAATCTGGAACGGGATGATCGAGCGGACGCCGGCGCTCGTCGTCCAGCCGACTGGGACGGCCGACGTCGTCGCCGCGGTCGATTACGCTCGTGAGCACGACCTCCTGCTCTCCGTGAAAGGCGGCGGACACAACATCGCCGGCACGGCCCTGGCCGACGGGGGGGTGACCATCGATATGTCCCGTCTCCGCGGGGTTCTCGTGGACCCCGAGGAGGGGACCGCCACCGCCCAGGCGGGCTGTCTCATCGGCGACATCGACCGGGAGACCCAGCTCCACGGCCTGGTCACGCCGGGGGGATTCGTCTCCGAGACCGGGCTCGCGGGCCTGACGCTCGGCGGGGGCTTCGGCTACCTGACCCGGCGGTTCGGATGGACGGTCGACAACCTGCTCGAGGTCGAGATCGTCACCGCCGCCGGGGAGGTCCGGCGCGCCAGCCGCGACGAGAACGAGGACCTCTTCTGGGCGATCCGCGGTGCCGGTCACAACTTCGGGGCCGTCACCTCGTTCACCTACCGACTGCACGAGGTCGGGCCGACCGTCTACGGCGGGCTCGTCGCCTGGCCCTTCGAGCGGGCCGACGAGATCCTCGAGGCGTATCGGGAACTCACCGCCGAGGCGCCCAGGGAACTGACCGTGTTCACGATCCTCCGTCGGGCGCCGCCGGCCCCCTTCGTGCCCGAGGAGTGGCACGGCAAGCGGATCTGCGCCATGAGCGTCTGCTACAGCGGCGATCTCGGCGACGTCGACGAGGTGCTCGCCCCGATCCGGGCGCTGGAGGACCCCGTCGTGGATCAGCTTCGAGAACTACCCTACACGCGGCTCCAGTCGTACCTCGACGCGACCCAGCCGAAGGGCAACCACTACTACTGGAAGACGGAGTTCGCCGCCGAGCTGAGCGACGATCTCCTGTCGACCGCGCGGGACTTGACGGGGGAGAACCCGATTCCAGGGGGGCAGATGGTCTTCGCACACATCGGCGGAGCGCTCAATGAACACGACCCCGGAGACGGGGCCGTCGGCAACCGGGACGCCCGGTTCGCGTTCGGTGCGGCCGGGATGTGGCAGCCCGACGATCCCAACGGGGACCGGTACCGGGAGTGGGTCCGCGACGCGTGGGAGCGGTTCCGCCCCTTCTCGACCGGCGGCAACTACATCAACTTCCAGACCGCTGACGAGAGCGAGGATCGCATCCGGGCGACCTACGGCGACAACTACGACCGACTCGTCGAGACCAAGAAGCGGTACGATCCGGAGAACGTGTTCCGGGTGAACCGGAACATACGGCCGGAGTAAGCCGGGATTCCGGATCAGGACTGAGAGGGCCGGAGGCCCTCGAATCGCTCCCGTCCCGTCGAAAGGTTCCACGCACGAACGACCGGATCCGAATGGCCGCTGCGCTTATCAGTCGGACATTCATACTCCGTCCAATGACAACCCCGAGTCGCGCGATGCCGGGAGGTGAGGACGACGCGGACGGCGGGGCCGAACCGGCGAGTTCGGTGGAGATCCGACCGGCGACGCGGGCCGACCTGCTCGACGTGTTCCGCATCGAGAAGGCCGTGTTCGAGCAGCCCTGGCCGTTCGCCGCCTTCGAGAGGCTCCTCGAGGCACCGGCGTTCCTCGTCGCGGACGTAGGGGAGACCGGCTTGCCGGCCGGTGACGACGGCGTCGCCGCCGGCAACGCCCTCGGCTACGTCGTCGCCGACGTGACCCCGAACCACGGCCGCGACATCGGCCACGTCAAGGACATCGCCGTCCGGCCTGGCGCGCAGGGGCGCGGACTCGGCCGGCGCCTGCTCCGCGAATCGCTCGGGGAGCTCGCGGCCGCCGGCGCCGCCGTGGTCAAACTGGAGGTGCGTGAGTCGAACCACCGCGCACAGTCGCTGTACGCCGACGAGGGGTTCGAACCGGCCCGCCGGATCCAACGCTACTACGCCGACGGCGAGGCGGCGTTCGTGATGGCGCTGGACCTCAATTCGTGGCCCGCGGAGCGAGCCTGAATGGACGGTTCGACGGCCGAGTCGGGCGTTCGGTTCCGTTTCGCCCGGATCGAACGGAAGCAAAACACGTTAACCACTGGGGCTGGTACCCCCCCGAGAGTGACCCGCGGCAACGCCGCGTCGAAGGGGTGGGTGAGCCGGCGGGACGACGCATGCGACCGCGAGACCGTCACACCGACATGAGCCACACACCACCGGAGGCCGAGAACGTCCTCCTCGTCACGGTCGACTCCCTCCGAGCGGACGCGCTCGGCGGCGGCCGCACGCCGGTCATCGACGACCTGGCGGCCGGCGGGACGACCTTCGAGAACGCGTTCGCCACCGGGAACTGGACGCCGTTCTCCTTCCCGGGCATCCTCACCTCCCGCCCCGTCTTCGCCGAGGGCCCCGACATCGGCACCCCGTCGACGCCGACGCTGGCCGAGGCGCTCTCGGACGCGGACATCGAAACCGGCGGGTACAACGCCGCGAACGGTTTCCTCACGGAGCACTGGGGGTACGACCGCGGCTTCGACGAGTTCGACTCGTTCGTCGGGGACGCCTCCAGCCGCTACAGTCGGTACCTCGCCGCCCACCCGACGGTCCAGGGGTGGCTGCAACTGCTCCGCTCGCCGTTCCGACGGGCGGCCGCGAAACTCAGCCGGTCGGACGACGGCCGCCCGTTCGCGGACACGTCGAAGATGCTCGACGTGGAGCGGGGCGCCATCTCGTTCATCGAGGAGTCCGACGGCCCGTTCTTCCTCTGGGTCCACTACATGGACCCGCACACGCCCTACGTCCCGGCGCCGCGCTACCTCAGGGCGGTCTCCCCGGACCACCTCGGCACGACGCGGATGCTCCGGGCGCACATCCGTACGGGACTCGGGCGCGCCGTCGGTCCGCGAACGCTCGCGGACCTCCGGACGCTGTATCACGGCGGCGTGCGCCAGGTCGACGCCAGCGTCGGGCGTCTCCAGGAGGCGCTGTCGGCGGCCGGCCACGCGGACGACACGGCTATCGTCTTCGCCGGCGACCACGGCGAGGAGTTCCAGGAGCACGGCCACTTGGCGCACTACCCGAAACTGTACGACGAACTCGTCCACGTCCCACTGGTGGTCGACGTACCGGGCGCCGACGCCCGGACCGTCGAGCGAACGGTCGGCCTCGACGCGGTGCCGCCGACGGTCGCGTCGCTGCTGGGCGCGGACGCGCCGGACGCCTGGGAGGGCGAGGACCTCGTCGATGCTATTACGGGGGACGAGGAGGCCGACGCCGGTGTGCGCGACGAGCCGGTGGTCTCGGTCGCCGTCCGCGGCGAGGAGGTGACCCAGCAGCCGATCCCGCGGTCGCTCCACGAGGGTGACCTGCTCGTCTCGGCCCGGACGGCCGAGTGGGCGTACATCGAGAACACGGAGACCGGCGTCGCCGAACTGTACGACCGGGAGAGCGACCCCGAACAGAAGCACGACCTGCTGGCCGAACCGGACGCCGACCGCCCGGAGATCCTGACCACGCTCAGGGGCGCGGTTCGAGAACACGCCGGGCGCATCGGCGGCGACGGGGGTGGCGACGGACGCGGCCGGAGCGACGGCGAATCGACGACCCCGTCGGAGGACGGGGAGATGGACGCGGCCATCGCCGACCGACTGGACGCGCTCGGCTACCGCTGACCACCCATGGCGACACCGACAACATCCGTGAACGGAACGACCACCGGACGGCTCGCGCGGTTCGTCACCGTCGGGACCGGCGCGGCCGCCGTCCAGACCGGACTGCTGTGGTCGTTCGTCGAACTCGGACGGATCAACTACCTCGTGGCAGCCGCCGTCTCCATCGAGATCACCATCCTGCTCCAGTACGTCGTGAACAACGCCTGGACGTTCAGCGCCTCGCGACACACCGGACGCAGCGACTTCCTCCGCGGGCTCGTCCGCACGAACGTGGTCCGCGGGTCGGCGATCCCCATCCAGCTCGGCCTGCTCGCCGCGTTCGTCCAGTGGGTCGGGCTGGTGTACGTGGTCGCCAACATCGGCGCCATCCTTATCAGCGGCATCTACCGCTACCTGCTCGACGCACGCTGGACCTGGAAGTGAGTCGGTGACGGCAGGAACGCGGATGACGGGCCCGATTTAGCGGTTTAGCGGAGTCGCGTACGAGCGCCGCCCAACGGAGCCCGACCGCGACCCGCGTGGCGGTCGCTCTCCGGCGCTGCGGTTCGGAGGACGCGTGTGTCGTGGGGTCGTTACAGCTGCTCGACGCTGCCGCCGTCGTCGCGCTCGCGGAACACCTGGCCGTCGATGAGCGTCACCATCGTCTCCTCGTCCTGCCACGCCGTCGGGGAGAGTTTCGCCTTCCGGCAGACGCGAGAGAGGAACTGCTCCTTGCTCCAGCCGTTCTCGACCGGGATCGTCGGGTAGAGCCAGCCGTGTTTCCCGCCGTGGTCGATAGCGACGCCGTGGCGACCCAGTTCGAGGTCGGCGACGGGGTCGTTGGTGAGCGTGACGTTCGAGACGATGCAGGCGGAGACGAGAATGGAGTCGAGTTCCTTCGGTTCGACCTCGGAGCCGCCCGTGTCGGACGATGCGGCCTTGATGGCCGCGTCGACGATGGCGTGACCGAGCTGATCCTTCCCCCGATACGACCCGGCGCAGCCCCGCATTCGACCGCGGCCACGTGTGGACTGGAGTCGAACGAAGGCTCCGGTTCGCGCGTAGAACGCGTCGCGCATGCTCCCCGGGTGTTCCCGTTGCCCGTGAAGAACGTACGATTCGACGGCTTCCCGAGCGAGTTCGACCGCGCGATCACCGTCCTCGTAGGTGAGTCGTACGGTCTGCGCCTCGGACATAGACCACTGGAAGGCTTCACGTAACTTGAACTCTTCCCTTCAGGTGTACAACCGTTATAATCAGCGTACAGTCCCGGAGCCAGCCGCTGGCGGCGGGTTTCGCCCGATTCGCTCGCCCGGTCGGTGAGGCGACCGATTCGATCGATCCGGCGGCGGAACGGTCCGGTAGGCGACCATTTCGAGTCGCCTATCCGGCACCTCGACACCCTACTCGGCCCGTTCCCTCGATCGAGATAACCCTCCCACCGTCGCCTCCGTTCCCGCGCCCCAGGAACGGGGGACGCGGCGAACCGCTTAAACCGCGATGCGGCGTAGCTAGCGACGGCAGAGGGAGCCCGATCCCCGTGCGTCCCCGGGCGGCCGCGGGCCGCGCCGGCGACGCATGAGGAAAGTCCCCCCACCGCCCGGACGGGCGACCGGACGCAAGTCCGGAGCCGGAGACGGCTGGCGCTGGAACAGAAACGAGACCCCCCGGCCCGACCGATGAGGTCCGCGAACCGACCCGCAAGGGGAGGGAGCTAACCGACCGAGGGCGGGGTCGCGGCGGACGTTCGGTTCGCCGCGGCCCCACGGGACGCCGCGTCCCGTCGACGGCCGGGAACGGGTGGAACGGCGAATCCTCGCCGGTGCAAGTCCGCGCCGACGGGGCGCACTCGCGCCCCCGATGGTAGTCCGGGCCGCCGCTTCGCGGCATGGCGCGGACGCACAGCCGAATGTCGGGACGAACAGAAGGGGGCTTACTCCCCTCAGCCGCTACCGTCGCCGAGCGACCGCCTCGGCGCTCACCGATCTGGATCCTCCGAGAGCGACGGCCGTCCCTCCTTGTCGGCCCCGCCGTCCGACGATGGTCGTGCGAGTGTCTGACACGCACCCGGCGAACTCAAAAGCGTGGAGTGCGAACCCCATCCGTGGACAGTCGAGAACTGATGGCGGCGCTCGAACTGGAGTTCGGCGGCGAGGAGACCCACCGTCGGGTCGTCGCGCGCCAGGCGCGCGACCTCGCGGACGCGGGGAAGATCGAGGCGGACCGCGGCGAGCCGCTCACGGTGGAGGACGTCGTACGTAACATGGCCGACGCGCCCGAGGACAAGGACCTCGTGGAGCGCTGGAACTGGTGGCTCGGCTCGCTCGAGACCGCCTACGGCGGCTACGACCGGTTCACCGTCCGATTCGTCGACGACGGGCCGGACGTGAACGCGTAGCCGGGTCGACGGCGGGGGGGTCCGGGCCCGAGACGGCCGAGTCAGTCACGCGGACGGTCGAGTCGCGTTCTCCGATCGGAAACCGTGTCCCGCGACGGCCGAGTTCGCGGGTTGCCCCCGCCCTCGTGGGGAACGCTTTTGCGTCGCGCTCGCCCGTCGGGAACCATGGAGCCCGGCGACGTGGAGGCGGTCCCCGACTGCACCGACATCTACTACCTCGACACGGGGATGTACGACACCCCGAACTACGGCGCCGTCTACGTCGTCGACGCCGAGCGCCCGGCCGTGATCGACACGGGCATCGGGACGAACCGCGAGTACCTCTTCGACGCCCTCGACGACCTCGGCGTCACCCCCCACCTGATCCTCCCGACGCACGTCCACCTCGACCAC belongs to Halorarum halophilum and includes:
- a CDS encoding FAD-binding oxidoreductase, with translation MTQPTIATRDGSTTTVTAETLEDVRQRLRGPLLTPDDEGFEEATRIWNGMIERTPALVVQPTGTADVVAAVDYAREHDLLLSVKGGGHNIAGTALADGGVTIDMSRLRGVLVDPEEGTATAQAGCLIGDIDRETQLHGLVTPGGFVSETGLAGLTLGGGFGYLTRRFGWTVDNLLEVEIVTAAGEVRRASRDENEDLFWAIRGAGHNFGAVTSFTYRLHEVGPTVYGGLVAWPFERADEILEAYRELTAEAPRELTVFTILRRAPPAPFVPEEWHGKRICAMSVCYSGDLGDVDEVLAPIRALEDPVVDQLRELPYTRLQSYLDATQPKGNHYYWKTEFAAELSDDLLSTARDLTGENPIPGGQMVFAHIGGALNEHDPGDGAVGNRDARFAFGAAGMWQPDDPNGDRYREWVRDAWERFRPFSTGGNYINFQTADESEDRIRATYGDNYDRLVETKKRYDPENVFRVNRNIRPE
- a CDS encoding GNAT family N-acetyltransferase; this translates as MPGGEDDADGGAEPASSVEIRPATRADLLDVFRIEKAVFEQPWPFAAFERLLEAPAFLVADVGETGLPAGDDGVAAGNALGYVVADVTPNHGRDIGHVKDIAVRPGAQGRGLGRRLLRESLGELAAAGAAVVKLEVRESNHRAQSLYADEGFEPARRIQRYYADGEAAFVMALDLNSWPAERA
- a CDS encoding sulfatase; translated protein: MSHTPPEAENVLLVTVDSLRADALGGGRTPVIDDLAAGGTTFENAFATGNWTPFSFPGILTSRPVFAEGPDIGTPSTPTLAEALSDADIETGGYNAANGFLTEHWGYDRGFDEFDSFVGDASSRYSRYLAAHPTVQGWLQLLRSPFRRAAAKLSRSDDGRPFADTSKMLDVERGAISFIEESDGPFFLWVHYMDPHTPYVPAPRYLRAVSPDHLGTTRMLRAHIRTGLGRAVGPRTLADLRTLYHGGVRQVDASVGRLQEALSAAGHADDTAIVFAGDHGEEFQEHGHLAHYPKLYDELVHVPLVVDVPGADARTVERTVGLDAVPPTVASLLGADAPDAWEGEDLVDAITGDEEADAGVRDEPVVSVAVRGEEVTQQPIPRSLHEGDLLVSARTAEWAYIENTETGVAELYDRESDPEQKHDLLAEPDADRPEILTTLRGAVREHAGRIGGDGGGDGRGRSDGESTTPSEDGEMDAAIADRLDALGYR
- a CDS encoding GtrA family protein, giving the protein MATPTTSVNGTTTGRLARFVTVGTGAAAVQTGLLWSFVELGRINYLVAAAVSIEITILLQYVVNNAWTFSASRHTGRSDFLRGLVRTNVVRGSAIPIQLGLLAAFVQWVGLVYVVANIGAILISGIYRYLLDARWTWK
- a CDS encoding TIGR00296 family protein; translated protein: MSEAQTVRLTYEDGDRAVELAREAVESYVLHGQREHPGSMRDAFYARTGAFVRLQSTRGRGRMRGCAGSYRGKDQLGHAIVDAAIKAASSDTGGSEVEPKELDSILVSACIVSNVTLTNDPVADLELGRHGVAIDHGGKHGWLYPTIPVENGWSKEQFLSRVCRKAKLSPTAWQDEETMVTLIDGQVFRERDDGGSVEQL